The genome window CTCCTCCTGAGAGAGTCAGAGCAATGTCCTACGTTTTTGTGAACGACTCCTCCCAGACCAACGTGCCTCTGCTGCAGGCCTGTATTGATGGAGATTTCAACTACTCCAAGCGGCTCCTGGAGAGCGGCTTTGACCCAAACATCCGTGACAGCCGGGGCCGAACTGGCCTgcacctggctgcagccagaggaaaTGTAGACATCTGTCAACTCTTGCATAAATTTGGTGCTGACCTGCTAGCCACTGATTACCAGGGGAACACAGCCCTTCACCTGTGTGGCCATGTTGATACCATCCAGTTCCTAGTTTCTAATGGACTTAAAATTGATATTTGGTAAGTCACTTTTTACAGTACTTATTTTATAATACATTAGTCTTCTGTCACCAGAGCCTTGCATATAAATCTGCTGTTGCTGAAATGACGTATTTGGTGCAATTCTACTTTACAAAGATAccacttaattaaaaaaaagcaaaataaaaaggcaggaaaacagtAAGAGGCCACTTCTGCTAGTCTGTGCAGCAAGCGAAAGCAAATGTAAAtagctgctgctggtgtgagCTGCTGTATCTAATTGTGCCTCATTTATGATATTGCTGCCCTGGTTTGGCCAGACAGCCAGGTGTGGGTGGTTGGCACCAAAGAAAAAATCACATTGACTACTTAAAAGAATTTCTCCACCCCATTTTCTATTGTGGTACTATCtaagacaaagaaaatacagtatATGTGTGTGTCAGTTCATTCCCATACTCTTCTGGTAACAATGCTTCCTTTCAGTGTTTTTGCCCTCCCTCAAAGTCTGTGACTCAGAATATTGTATATTCTTTCCTTCTGGCTTCCAGCAGCTGTCAGATGCCAGTGCTCAGATGGAAGCTCTCAAGCTGCAAAATAACTAGCTGTTTCATTCCTGTGCTGAATTACTTTGTTTGTGGAACTTTCTCCATATTCACAATGTGTGCAAAAGCCAGGAGTAATGTCAAAACCTTTTGAGTTTTTAAATCTGTCCCTTTTTCACCTGTCCCTCATTAGTGCTTTCAACTCAGCAAAACTAGTTATTGGTAGACCCAATTATTTATGTGTTGTGGGTTGGGACTTTTCCACCGCATTTCAAACAGCTCTGGTGGAAATTCCTGGTCTAAAGGCAGCTCTGGACCTATTCAGTATTATTTTAATAGCAGCAGTGGGAccatctgtattttatttcatttctgccTCATGTCCTAATACCCTCATGAAAAAGGAACTATTAGGAGCCAGATTGCACAATTCTTTCTTGAAATTAAGCTTAAACTTGAACATTGCCATAAATctactggggttttttttgtttttggttttttttttttgttttttttttttttttgctgtaacaCCCAGATTCCAATTAGATTAGAGTCCTAAGAATTCAATTTTATTAGAGGGGGAAAAGAGTTGTGCAATTTCAAACCTAAATATACTTATTTTCTTCAATATCCAATTGTGCTGTAACTTGGTTAGATTGGAATTTATTACTGTctgataaaacagaaaatagttCTCAGGACTTACTAAATTGTAATATGTTATGCTGAGTTGACTTGTTACAAAATTTCTATGTTAAAATTTTCTTATGTCTTTTTATGGGCTTGTTTTAGCAACCACCAAGGTGCAACACCACTTGTTCTTGCCAAACGAAGGGGTGTGAATAAAGATGTGATTAGACTGCTGGAATCTTtagaggagcaggaggtgaaaGGATTTAACAGAGGAGCTCACTCAAAGCTGGAGACAATGCAGACAGCTGAAAGTGAAAGGTATTtaccaaacaaaaataactacCAGGAGAAATAATGTTTATGGCTTTAGATTTTTGGGATTGACTTGATTGCTTATTCCTCAAAACAGATAATATCAAATTTGGCCTGACATTATCAAATCAAAATTGAGTGTTAAATTctggaaaaatcaaaaatcaaaattaagtgttaaattttggaaaaatctctttaaacCGATCcaatgtaagaaaaaaaggaacttctattgagattttaattttatggtaaaatttaaaaaaaaattgctaatttTCCATTTGGAGTCCCTAACACAAATATTCTACCACCTACCACAAAGCCAAGTGGGAAATAGTGTGAAATGCAAAATGGCAGCATCACAGGCTAAACTGACATCCTTTTGATGATtttctatgcaaaaaaaaaggggtggGAGACTTTTCATCAATCTCAACCTGAATAAACGATTTTATATGGTGTCGTATCTAAAATTTCTATTGTTAGCAGTCCTGGAAAAGATGGAGAATAAGAATATTTTGATGGCTAAAGAGATTGTTAATGCAGAACTCAGGATTTTGAGAAAATTGCTGACCATTTCAGGGAAATTGTTGGGTTAGAGGGAAGTT of Molothrus ater isolate BHLD 08-10-18 breed brown headed cowbird chromosome 1, BPBGC_Mater_1.1, whole genome shotgun sequence contains these proteins:
- the ANKRD46 gene encoding ankyrin repeat domain-containing protein 46, translated to MSYVFVNDSSQTNVPLLQACIDGDFNYSKRLLESGFDPNIRDSRGRTGLHLAAARGNVDICQLLHKFGADLLATDYQGNTALHLCGHVDTIQFLVSNGLKIDICNHQGATPLVLAKRRGVNKDVIRLLESLEEQEVKGFNRGAHSKLETMQTAESESAMESHSLLNPNLQQGEGVLSSFRTTWQEFVEDLGFWRVLLLIIVIALLSLGIAYYVSGVLPFVENQPELVH